One Nomascus leucogenys isolate Asia chromosome 22a, Asia_NLE_v1, whole genome shotgun sequence DNA segment encodes these proteins:
- the NOXRED1 gene encoding NADP-dependent oxidoreductase domain-containing protein 1 isoform X2: MDMLQDLESLQFEYGVPEEDRIWLYLQGRSRGLMIEACAHATFFCKLLYNLRASLNENQSSRHLSIGSLNSATPEEFKVGIIGGGHLGKQLAGTLLQLVPIPAESLRISTRRPETLGELQKLGIKCFYHNADLVSWADVIFLCCLPSQLPNICVEIHTSLEKTSIVYSFVAAIPLPRLKLLLNHTNILRPQYQYGEDSVSVWGANKEVVAALQDPTILQATCPYSPAGGIILSIKWLEGVFYAALNICTARNMAHSQVLQLLSELFLSVHFEDCGKDTASCPKFQLTDFVSKAYGKNLCGERDGSLTL; encoded by the exons ATGGACATGCTCCAGGACCTTGAGTCCCTGCAGTTTGAGTATGGGGTTCCAGAGGAAGATCGTATCTGGCTGTATTTGCAGGGCCGTTCTCGGGGACTGATGATCGAGGCTTGTGCCCATGCAACCTTCTTCTGCAAACTATTATATAATTTGAG AGCATCATTAAATGAGAATCAAAGTTCCAGACATCTCTCAATTGGCTCCCTTAATTCAGCCACTCCTGAAGAATTTAAGGTGGGCATCATTGGAGGTGGCCACCTTGGGAAGCAGCTGGCTGGCACACTGCTGCAGCTTGTCCCCATCCCTGCTGAAAGCCTGCGGATCTCCACTCGGAGGCCAGAGACTCTGG GTGAGCTCCAGAAGCTGGGAATCAAATGCTTTTACCATAATGCTGATCTGGTGAGTTGGGCCGACGTGATATTCCTCTGCTGCTTGCCATCTCAGCTGCCTAATATCTGCGTAGAAATTCACACCAGCCTTGAGAAGACCAGCATTGTGTACAGCTTTGTAGCTGCCATCCCATTACCCAG GCTGAAACTACTGTTGAACCACACCAATATCTTGCGGCCTCAGTATCAGTATGGTGAAGATTCTGTCAGCGTCTGGGGGGCCAATAAGGAAGTCGTAGCTGCTCTCCAAGATCCTACGATTCTTCAAGCTACCTGTCCCTACAGTCCTGCTG GGGGAATAATCCTCAGTATCAAGTGGTTGGAGGGAGTGTTCTATGCGGCCCTAAACATATGCACAGCAAGAAACATGGCCCACTCCCAAGTGCTGCAGCTTCTGAGTGAACTCTTTCTCTCCGTGCACTTTGAAGACTGTGGGAAAGACACAGCATCTTGCCCAAAGTTTCAATTAACAGATTTTGTCAGCAAAGCCTATGGCAAGAACTTGTGTGGGGAAAG agatgggagtctcactctgtag
- the NOXRED1 gene encoding NADP-dependent oxidoreductase domain-containing protein 1 isoform X1, which translates to MDMLQDLESLQFEYGVPEEDRIWLYLQGRSRGLMIEACAHATFFCKLLYNLRASLNENQSSRHLSIGSLNSATPEEFKVGIIGGGHLGKQLAGTLLQLVPIPAESLRISTRRPETLGELQKLGIKCFYHNADLVSWADVIFLCCLPSQLPNICVEIHTSLEKTSIVYSFVAAIPLPRLKLLLNHTNILRPQYQYGEDSVSVWGANKEVVAALQDPTILQATCPYSPAGGIILSIKWLEGVFYAALNICTARNMAHSQVLQLLSELFLSVHFEDCGKDTASCPKFQLTDFVSKAYGKNLCGERPFPWFDLIAVQLKETPFSQHLSSSPVLQDHLTHLYCASFGISLTKEQPVISTGSPSQ; encoded by the exons ATGGACATGCTCCAGGACCTTGAGTCCCTGCAGTTTGAGTATGGGGTTCCAGAGGAAGATCGTATCTGGCTGTATTTGCAGGGCCGTTCTCGGGGACTGATGATCGAGGCTTGTGCCCATGCAACCTTCTTCTGCAAACTATTATATAATTTGAG AGCATCATTAAATGAGAATCAAAGTTCCAGACATCTCTCAATTGGCTCCCTTAATTCAGCCACTCCTGAAGAATTTAAGGTGGGCATCATTGGAGGTGGCCACCTTGGGAAGCAGCTGGCTGGCACACTGCTGCAGCTTGTCCCCATCCCTGCTGAAAGCCTGCGGATCTCCACTCGGAGGCCAGAGACTCTGG GTGAGCTCCAGAAGCTGGGAATCAAATGCTTTTACCATAATGCTGATCTGGTGAGTTGGGCCGACGTGATATTCCTCTGCTGCTTGCCATCTCAGCTGCCTAATATCTGCGTAGAAATTCACACCAGCCTTGAGAAGACCAGCATTGTGTACAGCTTTGTAGCTGCCATCCCATTACCCAG GCTGAAACTACTGTTGAACCACACCAATATCTTGCGGCCTCAGTATCAGTATGGTGAAGATTCTGTCAGCGTCTGGGGGGCCAATAAGGAAGTCGTAGCTGCTCTCCAAGATCCTACGATTCTTCAAGCTACCTGTCCCTACAGTCCTGCTG GGGGAATAATCCTCAGTATCAAGTGGTTGGAGGGAGTGTTCTATGCGGCCCTAAACATATGCACAGCAAGAAACATGGCCCACTCCCAAGTGCTGCAGCTTCTGAGTGAACTCTTTCTCTCCGTGCACTTTGAAGACTGTGGGAAAGACACAGCATCTTGCCCAAAGTTTCAATTAACAGATTTTGTCAGCAAAGCCTATGGCAAGAACTTGTGTGGGGAAAG GCCTTTCCCCTGGTTTGATCTGATTGCTGTGCAACTCAAGGAAACTCCGTTTAGCCAGCATCTCTCAAGCAGTCCTGTTCTCCAAGACCACCTTACCCATCTATACTGTGCTTCATTTGGCATCTCCCTAACCAAAGAACAGCCAGTCATTTCCACAGGCTCTCCATCCCAATAA